Part of the Mangifera indica cultivar Alphonso chromosome 4, CATAS_Mindica_2.1, whole genome shotgun sequence genome, ATTGTACTGTGAAGAGGAGAAAAGGAATTTTTGTACTTGTGGCTTGTGGCAAATACATGTActaattatgtttgtttaaaGATATGTTATTGTATTTGTTAGGACTTTTGTTGACGAAATGTGTTGCAATTTTGAGTTGATAAATCCACAATAAGATTAAAACTTGCTTTCATATGCAGCTACTGTTGCGAATGTAACATGTGGTATCTTCTTTAATGATCTGTAGAAGGAATTCTAGCATGTAACTCATTGGATCTTACTAGTTCCAGGTTGTTGGCTGTAACCTGAATGGTTGAAATGTTTCATGCAGGATAGGGTGTAAGCAATAAAAATTCCAAGATGTTTTTTTGGTACTCTTTTGAATAATGTCCCCTGCAAATCATTAGGCTGATGGTTTGTACCACTACAATTGatgatttaaatctaaaaattgtaGAAGATCTCTCCAGTACATTAAGAGGACAAAGATATATGTAGATGAAAAAACTCTAAATGACACTTGTTTGTTTGTGGATATATGTCACTGTACagttttaattgtttctttttatgTTGATCTGTAATGTAGTTGCTTTACCTGACAGATAAACTTACAGAACAATAGCCATATGCTTGATATGAATGAGGTTTAAATGGTTTTCATCTCGAAgatgagtttaaaaaaatatttagccTTGTTATATCACTTAACTAAATAGATTTTCTGTGTAAAAGATAATAAAGAATTGTTCACTTattctatttgaaaatttggcaTGTTGGTTTTCATGTTCACTTCTTTCTGACAATTGTACAGGTGATTATAGGAGCAAAGCCTTCATTTACCTGAACTTTGAATGGTATAATAGGGCGTTATGCATATTTTTCTTGAACTTTTATGTACCTACTGTCTCATGAGTTTTTCTATGGTACTTTTGATAGCATTCAAATACTGGATATAAGGGaagaatatatgtttaataGATAAAAGCACATACATATTGTACATATACTTTGTCATGTTCTGAGTGATGCATGGTATTGTAATCTGTGTCTGTTGAGTGAAGGGTAGTTAAAAGTTGTTTCTATGAGAAATGAAAAGGGGCGAGTAAGTATAAGGAAAACTTGTGAGCACCATCAAgacataattataaatatatatatttatttatttatttgttattgcAAATTGCATTGATATGGTTCCCAAGGTCCAAGTCAGTTTCAATGATTTAAAAAGTTACTATTTATGATGTTAATTTTGTCCTATGTATGTAACAGAATTATGGTCATGCTTTTTCTTGCGTGAAAACTGGTCTGCAACTCTTTTATCACTTTCTTTTTGATGATGTGCACATTGGTGCTCATGTATAATGCCAAATGCGATGGGAAGGTAATAGTGTTCTTTGGCTTATGGTGAAGGAAAAATATCATGATTTGAAATATTATCCATATCATCATATCTTCTGCCAGTTTATTACTGTGTGATAATAGTAAACATGATTGCAGCAATATCAGTTGAAATTTTATTTCCCAATTTGGATCAAAAGGTTTGCAAATACAATATTGAGAtgctctcttttttctttttatttttttatgatattgcTTCTGGTAGTttaaatgtgatattttcacTAGCCTAATATAGAAGTTTGTGATCTCTATTGATTTAATCTTACATATGTAACTACAGATTCTCTGAACTTCTTTAGCAGAAATCAAATTACTTAAGATGGTTCAACAATCAGTagattttaaattcaatgacTATGGGCTGGGTAGTCCTGAAACTAATTTGCCCAGTCATGATAAGCAACAGCAGGTTGCTGCTAAGAAGACAGCATTGAGAGAATTGCAGAATGAAAACAGAATTGTGGTGCCAAATGCTAATGGAACTTCTCTATATTCAAAGAATAGAGGACCTGTTAATGATGCCATTAAGGTTTCTGGCACCAAGAGACCATTGCATGATTCCCCGTTAAGTCCCTTAAGAGACCAATCATTGAGCAACAATGTTACAAATGGACATCTTGTATATGTTCGTAGAAAATCTGAAACAGAATTGGGCAAGATCGGCATGTCTGACAGCACAACCATTAGAGCTGATTGCATGCACCCAAAGCAAGCTGGTCAATCTGATTGCGTTCATCGACAATCCCAGATAAAGGAACCAAAGGTTTCTTGTTTTCCAGCATTTTCACCTTTACCGATGACTTCCTTCACAAGCACATCTGGAAAACCATCAATTCCTGAACTTGGGAGGTCTCTTATGAAATCTCCAGTGGAATCCAATTATCATCCCATTGGTTCTGCTTCCCCCTCAGATGGTCCAAGAGGAATGAAAAATCTGCTCTGGGAAGAACGTTATCAACGATTACAGATGCTGTTGAAGAAATTAGATGAATCAGATCAAGAGGAATATGTGCAGAGTATGTTGTATTTTGCAAAAGCCAacttatttttctctattttgccTGTCATAAAGTTTTATAACACTGATTTACAAATTGCTTTGTGTGATTTCACAAGTGCTTTGGTCACTTTCCTCGGTTGAACTTAGCAGACACGCTATTGAACTGGAAAAGAGATCAATTCAGCTTTCATTGGAGGAAGGTAATCTGGAAATTTGGTTTTTGTAGcccccaattttttttatttggaatgTTGTGCTTCAAGAATCTCTCGAGACTTGAAATTGGTGGATGAAAATTGGTGTTTGTGTATGTATGAGTCAATCTTCTTGCATAACTTTTACTGGAGATCTAAAATAATGTGCATTTTCCTCAACTGACATCTTTGTCTGATTGCTTTGATTAGAGACATGGTTTTATTAGTGACCATACTGCGCATTTCCATTCCCATATAATTCTCTGCTACCTTTGAGTAATCTGAAACAAGAAGCAATATAAgttttgcttattttttttagctttttgCAGCCAAAGAAGTCAACCGTGTTGCAATGTTGAATGTGTTAGGAAAATCTATCAAGAATCTGAGAGAACCCTTGACATATCCAGACCTCAGTCAAGCAAATAAAAGACCATGAAGATGAGGCAGTGTTTTCTTCATACTTTTTCAAGGACGAAAGCACGTACTGTTTCTTGTTACCCCTGAATTTTATGTGATGGTTGTCTTCTCTCAAGTTGGCTTTATCCAGTGTAATATTCTACCTGAGATTTCTTCTAAAGTTTCCTCTCTAGTGTCAAAAGCTATTGACACTATTAAGTTCCAACTTTGTTGACTGTCATATAGTGCTAAAATGATCAATTGCTCAGTTTTACTAATTCTAGCCATTTGGTCTAAAATTTGCCTGTTGTATTTGTTTTTCTATTGCACAGCATCCGCTTGAAATTCTCTTCATTCAGAtagtattttggttttttcttaACAAGCATTCACTAAACAGGATGTGGTAAAGAATTGTGATCACGGTtcttttatctttctttcttttttattttcaaggaTAATATACTTGTATTAGTACCTATCCAAATTTTAGAAAGGGAAATTTACAGGAAGTTAGACAACTCAGctatcatttataataaaaaaggtAAGCTGAAGCTTGATGTTGTTATTTGCTCTCATTTGTAAGTTCCTCAACTCCGAGCCCCTGAATGTAGCcaataatatcatcatttgGGTTCAATTGTGCATTCTCTTGCCAAAAAGCAAAAGTGAATAATGAAAAGATTTCCAGGTGAAGTCACAGGTTTCAATCAGCCGCAAAAATCAAAAGATGTAAAGCAATTTTCTGTTGGTTACAGAGTGACCTTTTAGCAATAATGAAAAGCAGGATTTTTGCATTTTTGGAAGTAGTGGGTATCTTTCAATCGCATTTGCTACCCATTACCTTCCCAAAATGAAGCAACAAATAAAGACCCTATCGTCCTAAACTTCAGGAAATCAGGATAACAATCTCCACGTTTCAGCATTTCTGATCCTTTTCTCAGTAAATTAACCAAAAGACATGCCTCTTAACAACATGTCTTTTGGTTTAATCAAGTAATTTGTCCTGTTTAGTAATTTCACTTACCTGTGTAATGAATACATTACTAGGTGCATGCATATAGCTGCACTATTATCTTCTACGTTAATTACCATTAAGCCCTTGTACGCACTGTAAAATTACCCCTGAACCTGATCTAAATCCTTATGGATAACTATCACTATGCAACAActggagaaaaaaaaactgcCCATTTCAAAAGCCTTTGGTGTCTCATCTGAAACAAATAACCGCTCAAACTACATAAGCAACACTCCCACCAattgttacatttttttctctttttatcttcaCAAACTTTCACTCCCAATGATGACCAACAACACAGTTTCCAAACCTGAATTTCTCTTCTCATCTTCTCCAACACACcaaatcatcacaaactttgctTCTTCTGCTAGTCCTGATGGAAATTACAGTCAAAATCCCCGAAAGAAACGGTCAAAGACGATCAAGATTTATCCCAGTTCTAGTCCATCATGTTCCGCAAGCGTTTCCAAGCCAAAATATGCCAAGAAACCTGAACCTGGTGCACCAAAAATCACCAGGCCTTGCAGTGAGTGTGGGAAGAAGTTTTGGTCCTGGAAGGCACTTTTTGGGCACATGAGGTGCCACCCCGAGCGCCAGTGGCGTGGCATTAACCCTCCACCGAACTTCCACCGCCCAATTGCGCCTGTTCAAGACATACACGACGGTGATAGCACAATGACAGTGGCTGAACATGAAGTTGCAGCATGTCTTTTGACGTTGGCTAATGGTGACCAGGGTTATCAATGTGGCACTTCTAGTTCTCCACGGGAGCATCTTTTCCAAGACAGTGATATCACCATGGGAAGTTTGAGTTGCACAAGGTTCGAATGCAATAGTTGCAAGAAAGTGTTTGGATCCCGCCAGGCTTTAGGTGGACACAGGGCGAGCCATAAGAATGTAAAGGGGTGTTTCGCTATAACCAGAAGCGATGGATATGAGATTGATCAGGATCAGATTGCAGAGGATGAACACAAGAAGATGATGGTGTATTTGGGGCACAAGTGTAGCATTTGTTTGAGGGTGTTCTCAAGTGGACAGGCACTGGGTGGACACAAGAGGTGCCACTGGGAGAAAGGTGATGATCCATCACAAAACCAAGGCCTCAATAATCTTTTGGACCTCAATCTGCCTGCCCCAGTTGAAGATGATTCTGCCTCCTCTTCTTATTCTTCAGGCCTCACTCTAGACTTGAGATTGGGCCTCTGAAGAGATTGATTCATTTGCTAATTGGTATGTGACTCtcaagataaacaatattagtACATCTCTACAAGATATTATGTCCATGCATCATGTATAACTATGTATTAAATGTTTGACTTACAATCAAAGCATTGTTACTTGCTGGCCCCATAATTGAGAGGCCAAAACATAGCTGTAACTTGTGATGACTTAATAAACCGCAAACTTAATTTCAGaaattatatcttattgttAGCTTCAGAAGAATTCTAACTCAGGAATCTTAAGTAACAAGGCATTTATATGCAGCTACTCGTATTTACTTTCAGGATTTTGACTTCCAGCTAACTGTATGTGGTcctgaaattttattattagtttagtAGTCTTGTTGTATGCGGCGACTCTGTGTGTAACTTGGTGGCTGCTGATCTGTTGAGAATCTTTAGTTTTCGACATATGATTTGCAggcttttaataaaaaaagtcttTCATGGATTATTATACAGATTCAACAATAGCAGAACATGCTAAGCAAGCTATATAAAAACAATCTTCAAGTTGCAGGTGGggttgttttattattttttgcataaTCATCTAATAATCTAAGGTTCCATTATCGCATCAGGAATTTTTGCAGATCACAAAGAGTGATGATGTCCACATACTTTAACTCAACCTTTTGttataaaaagaaagtaaaatctGATTAAGCTGACAATGTCCTCAATCACATTATCCTATATAATATTCAATAGATTGATTGGATTATGAATTTTCTGCAAGAGAAACACACTGAGAAAGGGACGTTTGATGTCATCTCTTAcgtaattttttcattaaaaaatccATACTGAAAACAAAGTTTTTATGCTCTCATACAACATGCTCTACAAATTTCCAGTGCCTGTGATTAAGAGTAACATTTTTTGCAGATTCTGAGTTCTGATGAAACAAATCATATGTATGGCTCAACTGATAAATTCTGCAGGAATTTGGCAACTTAAATACATGGATTGTACAAGGATAACAAATTTACAGTCTCAATATTTGGATGCGGAAAACTTGAATCGTTTGAGGCAACTGTCTGTCAATTAGACTTGAGGACCACAGTATGACGAatgaaacattttttaatcAGGTTAAGTAGCTTGCATTTTCATCAAGAATATAATACTAGCTCTACAGGGACCAGAAATGAATAACTGAACACAAACCGGGGACCATAGTTGGATTTGGGTGCAATTCTTTATAAtaaacaagttcaaatttaGCCGACAATTATAACAGATCAACAAATAAGAATGCCGTCAGTTGGTGCCGCGTTTTCTGCAGGGATGCATGCGAGAAAACCTGTGATTATTTCTATGGGTTGAGGAAGATTATGTCATCCCTTACGTTCACCTCCCAATTTTAACTCGAAATATAGTTAAGGTTTCAGCAGCCTCATATTCAATATTCATGCCATGCAATGGCTCTTTTAAACCAGTTCTGAGATGACACATTAAGCCTTGTTTTCtttgaaatcaattttataaatccTGAGACTTCAATGAACACTCTTGAGCTTTATGAAACACTGAACCACCACTCTTGAACATGCTAGAGAACTCAAGTCACCAATCAATGAGGGTTTACATGGTTGCAATGTTCATGCCAAAACCTGCACCCCTTTTAAAACATCAATGTATTGgaaatcaaaagatttagaattCCCATTAATATTATATGGTTTGCCAAGTTAGTTACTTTGTCAATTAGTGCTAGAATTAATCAGAATTCAGAAGTTGTGCCATGcataaattttcaattcttttctTGAGTGTTTGCAGCACAAGCTTGCAAACGTGAATCACCAATGGCCTTCAAGAATCAAAGATTCAGATTATCAAAAGAAAGATATGACAGACATTATTcagaattatagttttttttttctctctctgtgAATGTTGATTCTTCATGTTCAGTCTGTTTAGAGGAAATAGAAAAGAACTAGAAATGAAGGTATGTCTTCATACAGAAGAAGTGTAAAACTTTAAGCTGGCATTTGGAATCTTCTGTGAGGGTGCATATCAGCAGTTCCGAAATATTTCTGTTTCCAAAAATATCAAGGAACTGGTGTAAAATGTTTCAGGgctattttgaaaatataaaaagtttcaaaatgcATTTCAGGattccttaatttttttcaatcgattaaaaatcaatttcatattttactcGCCATTGCAATTTTGAACCCAAACTTTGAATTCGTCTTCTCTCCTCTTAAAATCTTAAGCTTCTCTTCTCTTTGAAGTGTTAAAATTGGTCTTCTTTTCATCTCTGACTTCTCCAATTGTTGGCAAACACTTGAAAAATCGGTTTTGTtagatttaatatatattatttatttggttggTTGATGACTAAATTGATTAAGTAGTGTTgttaaaaagttgtattttttaaggaaatacatgttgtattattttaataaagtttggtatttaaaaaaaaaaatcctatatttttcatatttttatgtttttttatgttttcgttttctatatttttcaaaacatacCTTTCAACGTTTTCGTGTTTTCACATTTTCGTTTCCGTGATATATAGGTGTGAGGCTTTCTGATCTTgacatgcatattattttatcttgtaaCATTAACCAGCAGTAATCAATATGATTTTGGATGTCTAATATAAAACTCTTAATTCTTATATTCAATTCACCATCTTCAAGTTTCATTTAGCAGCCATTGACTCTAGTATCCACCATTAATCTACTTTTTGTTACACCAACCAAGACTTTAAGATCCCCAGAGCAAGATTAAGTCTCTTACTCGTAAAGATTCTCTCTTTGCAACACTTAATTATTGTTTTCCTAGACTTGAGAAACTGCTGAAATAGTGAGGGCAGAAACAGATGAATTACACAGCGTCCATTGAAGCTATAACTAACCAACTCAAAAGTCTGCTCGCGTGCGCTGTATAATGACATCAGTGACCGGTTTTGACAATCCTCTTCACCCATTAAATCTTTCCCTCCTGCCCATTTGATAGGGACATTAATGCTTTTCTACATAGTTTCTTCTAGCAAAAAATATTGCCTCTTTTTCTACTTTTAAAAGCTTCTGTGGATCACGAATCTTCTGGGAATTTTCCTTTGATTCAAACAGCTGATGTTATCCTAGTTGAAAAAAAGGCTGTGACTCAGCTTCCTTCTatatgataaatgaaaatttccagGCGTGAATGTTTTGGCAAATCAGGAGAGCtataagtttttttctttcaataattaACCGTCAATTTTGAACATAATTTGCAAATGAAAACGACATAAAcaatactatatatttattaaaaaatatttcatataaagtTTTGTCTACGAAAGCAATAATAATGTATTGCGGAGAATGGGAGATGTATCCAGCCATCTGGTTTCTGAATCATCTAACAATCAAATCTtccaaattttttagtttaaaagtgTTAAAGATTGTATCTTCAACATGATCCCACATCTCATACTTCACCTTCTCAgcactaaaataaaattcaatgacCATTGAAGTGGTAGATTCTCAATTAGAATAgacaataaaataatcttttggtaTCTTTCCTTGATTCTATTGGCTCGTGTAAGCCACAGCCttgtttattcatttatctAGGCAATTGAGTTGTGACATAATCGGACTATTACCACCCCACAAAATATAGCATCCcatatactatattataatggccaaagaactatttccgaCCCAAGTTTTACCTAATCTCAAATCACATCCACACTCATTGGCaaactgttattaaaatttttagttagaggtaagagtaaaattatcattttatctctaaaccctaaaacatttaaatttatatcattttccccctgattttaaaaactaacacttcatcccatttttaaagtttgaaaagtttaatttcatcCCTAGGGTCTGTTTCTCTTTCCACCTATCTTCTAGATCTGACCATGAAGGACAATGAAGAATGATCACCCAAGACGATGAAGGACTATGCTTCATCATCTTTCGTCGCTTCTTCTCGATTTGGATAATACTTTGTCATCCAGAAGGATCGTCTTTTGTCGGAGAAGACCGTTACTTCTTCTCAATCACTGACCAAATTCTTTAAGCCATTTGAGATGAAACCTAGAAAAGTGGGggaagtgaatttttcaaagtttaattaaagggtaaattgttagttttctaaaataaaggagaaaaatgatataaatttttaaggttttaggatttagggataaaatgacgattttactcatgtttttaactgaaaattttaacagtagtTAACCCATagtagagatggcaatttgaacccgactttaggggctccgaccctccccgaccctaacggagAGGGGATTCCCCAATAAAAAcagggaaaggggcggggatggggatgaaaaaaattcccGTAATCGGGAACGGGTCTGGGACGGGGATAtatatgtccccgccccgccccacccctccccgccccacccctccccatcccctccccaccccaccccaccccaccccaccccattccaccccctaaatctaatatattaatataataatttctaaactgttaagttctagaaatttttacattataatttattaaaactataactttaattttactaatttttgaattatcaattatcaacttttactaatttctgaactattaatctaatatattaaaaaaatctcagaatctcattatcataaaatgcaaatacaccaaattaattctatttcaactttaaaatttagttagtcaatccaccaggttttacaaaaaaaaaaaaattataaacttgataaaatcaattgaagtgaatgaaaaatgttaaatttaatgttattataaaattaccctaaatcacatataTGAAGAGCtattaatgaagagattgattattgcatattgttagattttatgaaaactttgtatttgaactaaaataacaatgaatattttgtagctcttgtagcaagtgatattttgggagaatatgatttattttatttattgaaatacataaaggaattaaaatttatatttacgggtatggggaggagattttttctcacggggacggggcggggatggggaggggattttttcccgcggggacggggaggggattttccttcgcgggggtgggggtgggggtgggggtgggggggggggggggacggggatttttttttatccctGTAATGGGGACGGGACGAGGACggagattgatatcccctacggggacggggacggggacgggatTGATAttccctccccgcccctccccattgccatccctaacccataggtaggtatttgagtttttcatctgttgtgaatatgcttttgagattgaaataaaacttgggtggaaaatagtctttttcccatATTATAATTCCTGTGTAGGTTTTCTGTGCATCCAAAATCATCTAGTAATATTTACCGAGTatgaatttgatatgataatatttgaatgaaaTCTTAGGTTAAGCATTTTTATATGCAAATTTTGATGTGGGTTTTGAGAATCAATGAAGTTCATGTATCAGATCTAAAATCCTTCTTATCATATCGAAATTTGATGGCAGACTAAGCCTGTCTTCTTATAATTCAAAGAGACAGAGAATCTGTTCATAAAATAACACAGCATCATATTATTATGTCATAATGGATCTCTTAagtttatcattatatatgtgtacatgcatATGACAATTTTTGAtgcataatataatatatacaagaCTGGAAGATGATACCTGTAGAAACAAAACATGAAGAATTTTTTTCAGTTAGGCCATAATCACTGACTCACTAACCATATCATTCAGAAAGTGGAAAGAATAAAATACTAATTCAACAATATCTTGAAAGTTAAAAGGAACAATATAAAAGAACCTCAAAAACAAAATAGCAAAAGCCATTGTATAAATCTGCAAAAATGCTAATGACAATAAAGAAGAAAGCCATTGGCTCAAGTACTCATCCAAGTGGGTGAGTCAGGCTCAGCAGATTACGATAATGctcaaaatattattcatctctGCAAGAGCCTGTGTGGAAAGCAATGATAAActctgaatatatatattttttataatattcaaaCATTGTTTTCAGTGTTATTAATGAAATGGGATGATTGAAACTGGGGCAAGGAAATTATAAATGcaagatttgatgaaaataatgatattgacTTGCAGGTGGAAGAACGCGGATGAAGAGTGAATTATAACTGATTTGATGAAGAGGAATTTTTATTAGTGATAAAGCTTAATTAGATTAATTGGAATGAGTGATTGAAAGTGTTTCCTCAGAAGCAACAAGAAGGGCTTGCATGGGCAGCAGCCACTCCATACTAAATCTGTACTTTCTCTTTCTGCTATTTGGAATCACAACACAAACTCATGATTAACACTAAAAGttattaattagattaatcGT contains:
- the LOC123213723 gene encoding uncharacterized protein LOC123213723 isoform X2 produces the protein MRWEEIKLLKMVQQSVDFKFNDYGLGSPETNLPSHDKQQQVAAKKTALRELQNENRIVVPNANGTSLYSKNRGPVNDAIKVSGTKRPLHDSPLSPLRDQSLSNNVTNGHLVYVRRKSETELGKIGMSDSTTIRADCMHPKQAGQSDCVHRQSQIKEPKVSCFPAFSPLPMTSFTSTSGKPSIPELGRSLMKSPVESNYHPIGSASPSDGPRGMKNLLWEERYQRLQMLLKKLDESDQEEYVQMLWSLSSVELSRHAIELEKRSIQLSLEEAFCSQRSQPCCNVECVRKIYQESERTLDISRPQSSK
- the LOC123213723 gene encoding uncharacterized protein LOC123213723 isoform X1, which gives rise to MRWEEIKLLKMVQQSVDFKFNDYGLGSPETNLPSHDKQQQVAAKKTALRELQNENRIVVPNANGTSLYSKNRGPVNDAIKVSGTKRPLHDSPLSPLRDQSLSNNVTNGHLVYVRRKSETELGKIGMSDSTTIRADCMHPKQAGQSDCVHRQSQIKEPKVSCFPAFSPLPMTSFTSTSGKPSIPELGRSLMKSPVESNYHPIGSASPSDGPRGMKNLLWEERYQRLQMLLKKLDESDQEEYVQMLWSLSSVELSRHAIELEKRSIQLSLEEAKEVNRVAMLNVLGKSIKNLREPLTYPDLSQANKRP
- the LOC123213723 gene encoding uncharacterized protein LOC123213723 isoform X3, with protein sequence MVQQSVDFKFNDYGLGSPETNLPSHDKQQQVAAKKTALRELQNENRIVVPNANGTSLYSKNRGPVNDAIKVSGTKRPLHDSPLSPLRDQSLSNNVTNGHLVYVRRKSETELGKIGMSDSTTIRADCMHPKQAGQSDCVHRQSQIKEPKVSCFPAFSPLPMTSFTSTSGKPSIPELGRSLMKSPVESNYHPIGSASPSDGPRGMKNLLWEERYQRLQMLLKKLDESDQEEYVQMLWSLSSVELSRHAIELEKRSIQLSLEEAKEVNRVAMLNVLGKSIKNLREPLTYPDLSQANKRP
- the LOC123213725 gene encoding zinc finger protein ZAT3-like; translated protein: MMTNNTVSKPEFLFSSSPTHQIITNFASSASPDGNYSQNPRKKRSKTIKIYPSSSPSCSASVSKPKYAKKPEPGAPKITRPCSECGKKFWSWKALFGHMRCHPERQWRGINPPPNFHRPIAPVQDIHDGDSTMTVAEHEVAACLLTLANGDQGYQCGTSSSPREHLFQDSDITMGSLSCTRFECNSCKKVFGSRQALGGHRASHKNVKGCFAITRSDGYEIDQDQIAEDEHKKMMVYLGHKCSICLRVFSSGQALGGHKRCHWEKGDDPSQNQGLNNLLDLNLPAPVEDDSASSSYSSGLTLDLRLGL